The genome window ACCGTGATCGCGGCGGTGGTCGGTGAGCCGTGGCAGATGTCGATCGCGCTTGCCTTCCAGGGGCTGTTCTCCGGCTTTATCCCTGCGGCCGTGGCGCTAGTCAGCGTGACGGTGCCGGAAGAGCGCCTCAACCGCAGCCTGAGCATGGTGACCGGCGCCCAGTACACCGGCACGACGGTCGGGCCCGCGGTAGGGGCGGTGCTGGCCTCGCTCTTCGGCTTCCGGGGGGCGATCTTCTGCGCCGCCTTACTGCCGTCGATCGCCGGCACCATCGTGCTACTCCTGGCGCCGAACGACCTTGCCCGGGCCGGCCGCGGGCCGGAGGTGGCCGCCCGGCAGTCCCTGGAGCCGTTCCGGCCGTCGGCGCAGCTGGCGCTCGCGATCCTGCTGTTCTTCGTCGTTTTCTCGATGACCCAGCTTGTCCGGCTGGCGACACCGATAGGGCTGCATCTGCTCCGGGACGGCGACGTCCGGGGGGTCACGGGCCTCGCCTTCACGCTCGGCGGCCTGGCGAGCGCCGTCAGCGTGCTGTTCATTGCGCCCGGAATATTCCGGCCGGGGCGGCTCCGGCAGTCGCTGGCGCTGGCCTGCCTGGCGGGAGCGGCGGCCTATCTGCTTCTCGCCGCCGCGCCCTCGGTGCCGGCCTTCGTGGCCGTCTTCGTGCTGATCTCGCTCCTGCAAGCGGCCATGATCCCGGCGACCAACGGCCTCATCGCCGGCAACGCGCCGCGATCGCGGCGGGGCACCGCCTTCGGCTGGGC of Dehalococcoidia bacterium contains these proteins:
- a CDS encoding MFS transporter, with protein sequence MSLVDEGQKSLAGAAPAQHDGPAARATLSIALACGIGSLSFNFWYPFMPLYMLQVGASSEANALFWVAVATTVQGIARIATGPLWGVLSDRMGRKLMFLRALYLATPTTVIAAVVGEPWQMSIALAFQGLFSGFIPAAVALVSVTVPEERLNRSLSMVTGAQYTGTTVGPAVGAVLASLFGFRGAIFCAALLPSIAGTIVLLLAPNDLARAGRGPEVAARQSLEPFRPSAQLALAILLFFVVFSMTQLVRLATPIGLHLLRDGDVRGVTGLAFTLGGLASAVSVLFIAPGIFRPGRLRQSLALACLAGAAAYLLLAAAPSVPAFVAVFVLISLLQAAMIPATNGLIAGNAPRSRRGTAFGWAGSAQAVAFVAGPMGAALFAAVSLDLGFVVLAAIMAAMALALFAWLREPALDPGPAPGATRGREG